From Pseudomonas vanderleydeniana, the proteins below share one genomic window:
- a CDS encoding Tim44 domain-containing protein: MQRFLSIALALCIGLTMSLDANAKRFGGGKSMGSAPTHQTSQMAPAAGAAGGAAATAGAAGAAGAAAKAGGASRWLGPLAGIAAGGLLASMFMGGGFQGMQFFDILIMAVIAFVIFRFIAARRRKQQEHMAPAGAPYQREVFEQPAPAQNSIFGGSAAPAAPRRVINAPAWFNEQSFLEAARNHFQALQQHWDANEMDKIAEFVTPQMLQFLKQERASLGDGFQSTYIDNLQVQLDGVDDRADKTIATLTFSGVSKTSRFDQGEVFSESWNMERAQGDNQPWLVAGIRQNG; the protein is encoded by the coding sequence ATGCAACGTTTTCTTAGCATCGCCCTGGCGCTCTGCATCGGCCTGACGATGAGCCTCGACGCCAACGCCAAGCGCTTTGGCGGTGGCAAAAGCATGGGTTCGGCGCCAACCCACCAGACCAGCCAGATGGCCCCTGCCGCTGGCGCTGCCGGCGGTGCAGCCGCTACTGCTGGCGCAGCCGGTGCCGCAGGCGCGGCGGCCAAGGCCGGTGGCGCCTCGCGCTGGCTGGGCCCACTGGCCGGTATCGCCGCTGGCGGCCTGCTGGCGTCCATGTTCATGGGCGGCGGCTTCCAGGGCATGCAGTTCTTCGACATCCTGATCATGGCGGTCATCGCCTTCGTGATCTTCCGCTTCATTGCCGCCCGTCGCCGCAAGCAGCAGGAGCACATGGCTCCGGCCGGCGCGCCGTACCAGCGTGAAGTGTTCGAGCAACCGGCCCCGGCGCAGAACTCGATCTTCGGTGGTTCCGCCGCCCCTGCCGCCCCACGCCGCGTGATCAACGCACCGGCCTGGTTCAACGAGCAGAGCTTCCTGGAAGCCGCGCGCAACCACTTCCAGGCGCTGCAGCAGCACTGGGACGCCAACGAGATGGACAAGATCGCCGAGTTCGTCACCCCGCAAATGCTGCAGTTCCTCAAGCAGGAACGCGCCAGCCTGGGCGACGGCTTCCAGTCCACCTACATCGACAACCTGCAGGTGCAGCTGGACGGCGTGGATGACCGTGCCGACAAGACCATCGCCACCCTGACCTTCAGCGGCGTGTCGAAGACCTCGCGTTTCGACCAGGGCGAAGTGTTCAGCGAAAGCTGGAACATGGAACGCGCCCAAGGCGACAACCAGCCTTGGCTGGTCGCAGGTATCCGCCAGAACGGCTGA
- a CDS encoding SMI1/KNR4 family protein — protein MEEVIEQLREANEPVPVPLELPDEDQLVEIEEELFINIPFVFKEFLLTVSDVVYGSLEPVTVTDPQSHTYLPEVAANAWDSGVPRDLIPICQDGDDYYCVEEDGTVVLWSGEEELITEESWESVWHWARDVWLES, from the coding sequence GTGGAAGAAGTTATCGAACAATTGCGTGAAGCCAACGAACCCGTACCGGTGCCACTGGAGTTGCCCGACGAGGATCAGTTGGTCGAGATCGAGGAGGAGCTGTTCATCAACATCCCCTTCGTCTTCAAGGAATTTCTGCTGACCGTCAGCGACGTGGTCTATGGCAGCCTGGAGCCGGTGACCGTCACCGACCCGCAATCGCACACCTACCTGCCGGAAGTGGCGGCCAACGCCTGGGACAGCGGCGTACCGCGGGACCTGATCCCGATCTGCCAGGACGGTGACGACTACTACTGCGTCGAGGAAGACGGCACCGTGGTGCTGTGGTCCGGCGAAGAAGAGCTGATCACCGAAGAGTCCTGGGAATCGGTCTGGCACTGGGCGCGGGACGTCTGGCTGGAAAGCTGA
- a CDS encoding cation:proton antiporter, producing MHAISFIQDLAVIMLVAGVVTILFHRFKQPVVLGYIVAGFIIGPHTPPFGLIHDEDTIKTLAELGVIFLMFCLGLEFSLGKLFKVGATAFIAAFLEIVLMIWIGYEIGRWFDWNTMDSLFLGAILAISSTTIIVKALNDLKMKNQRFAQLIFGVLIVEDILGIGIIALLSSIAVSGTVSSGEVFSTVGKLSLFMIVALVIGILLVPRLLAYVARFESNEMLLITVLGLCFGFCLLVVRLEYSMVLGAFLIGAIMAESRQLLKIERLIEPVRDLFSAIFFVAIGLMLDPAVLVDYAWPIAVITVAVVLGKMVSCGLGAFIAGNDGRTSLRVGMGLSQIGEFSFIIAALGMTLQVTSHFLYPVAVAVSVITTLLTPYLIRAADPLSLKLAAVVPRRMGRVFSLYGEWLRSIQPQGEGALLASLIRKILLQVGVNLALVVAIFFAGGFFAQPIAAYLEGWVGEPSWHKALIWGGALLLSLPFLIAAYRKLKALSMLLAEMGVKPDMAGRHTQRVRRVIAEVIPLLSLLVIFLLLSALSASILPTNELLVLIAVVAAAVAALLWRWFVRVHTRMQVALLETLENNKDSAGH from the coding sequence ATGCATGCGATCAGTTTTATTCAGGACCTGGCCGTGATCATGCTGGTGGCGGGTGTGGTCACCATTCTGTTCCACCGCTTCAAGCAGCCGGTGGTCCTCGGCTATATCGTCGCCGGTTTCATCATCGGCCCGCATACGCCACCGTTCGGCCTGATCCACGACGAAGATACGATCAAGACTCTGGCCGAGCTCGGGGTCATCTTCCTGATGTTCTGCCTGGGGCTGGAGTTCAGCCTGGGCAAGCTGTTCAAGGTCGGGGCGACGGCGTTCATCGCCGCATTCCTGGAGATCGTGCTGATGATCTGGATCGGCTACGAGATCGGCCGCTGGTTCGACTGGAACACCATGGATTCGCTGTTCCTCGGCGCGATCCTGGCGATTTCCTCGACCACCATCATCGTCAAGGCGCTCAACGACCTGAAGATGAAGAACCAGCGCTTCGCGCAGCTGATCTTCGGTGTGCTGATCGTCGAGGACATCCTCGGCATCGGCATCATCGCTCTGCTGTCGAGCATTGCCGTCAGCGGCACGGTGAGCTCCGGCGAGGTGTTCTCCACCGTCGGCAAGCTGTCGCTGTTCATGATTGTCGCCCTGGTCATCGGCATCCTGCTGGTGCCGCGCCTGCTGGCCTATGTCGCCCGCTTCGAAAGCAACGAGATGCTGCTGATCACCGTGCTGGGGCTGTGCTTCGGTTTCTGCCTGCTGGTGGTGCGGCTCGAGTACAGCATGGTGCTGGGCGCGTTCCTGATCGGCGCGATCATGGCTGAATCGCGCCAGTTGTTGAAGATCGAGCGGCTGATCGAGCCGGTTCGCGACCTGTTCAGCGCAATTTTCTTTGTCGCCATCGGCCTGATGCTCGATCCGGCAGTGCTGGTCGACTACGCCTGGCCGATCGCGGTGATCACCGTCGCGGTAGTCCTGGGCAAGATGGTCTCCTGTGGCCTGGGTGCCTTCATTGCCGGCAACGATGGGCGTACTTCGTTGCGCGTGGGGATGGGCCTGTCACAGATCGGCGAGTTCTCCTTCATCATCGCCGCGCTGGGCATGACCCTGCAGGTCACCAGCCACTTCCTCTACCCGGTGGCCGTGGCGGTATCGGTGATTACCACCTTGCTCACGCCCTACCTGATCCGTGCCGCCGACCCGCTGTCGTTGAAACTCGCCGCCGTGGTGCCACGGCGCATGGGCCGGGTATTCAGCCTGTACGGCGAGTGGCTGCGCAGTATCCAGCCCCAGGGCGAGGGCGCGCTGCTGGCCTCGCTGATCCGCAAGATCCTGCTGCAGGTCGGGGTGAATCTGGCGCTGGTGGTGGCGATCTTCTTTGCCGGCGGCTTTTTTGCCCAGCCGATCGCGGCCTATCTGGAAGGTTGGGTCGGCGAGCCGAGCTGGCACAAGGCGTTGATCTGGGGCGGCGCGCTGCTGCTGTCGCTGCCGTTCCTGATTGCCGCCTATCGCAAGCTCAAGGCGCTGTCGATGCTGCTGGCGGAGATGGGAGTCAAGCCGGACATGGCCGGGCGGCATACCCAGCGCGTGCGGCGGGTGATCGCCGAGGTGATTCCGCTGCTGTCGCTGCTGGTGATCTTCCTGCTGCTCTCGGCGCTGTCGGCGAGCATACTGCCCACCAACGAGCTGCTGGTGCTGATCGCCGTCGTTGCCGCGGCGGTGGCGGCGCTGCTCTGGCGCTGGTTCGTCCGCGTGCACACGCGGATGCAGGTGGCCTTGCTGGAAACGCTGGAAAACAACAAGGACTCGGCCGGGCACTGA
- a CDS encoding acyl-CoA thioesterase: MEPGNAQLSMTVLMTPDMANFSGNVHGGTLLKYLDEVAYACAARYAGSYVVTLSVDQVIFREPVHVGELVTFLASVNYTGTTSMEVGIKVVTENIRERSVRHTNSCFFTMVAVDDQRKPVAVPPLQPETSEGKRRYAQAKQRRQIRQELEKRYQEIKADAL; encoded by the coding sequence ATGGAACCTGGAAACGCCCAGCTGTCGATGACCGTTTTGATGACCCCGGATATGGCCAACTTTTCTGGCAATGTCCACGGCGGCACCCTACTCAAGTACCTGGATGAAGTCGCCTATGCCTGTGCCGCACGTTATGCCGGCAGCTATGTAGTGACCCTGTCGGTGGACCAGGTGATTTTCCGCGAGCCGGTGCATGTCGGCGAACTGGTGACCTTCCTCGCCTCGGTCAACTACACCGGTACGACTTCGATGGAAGTCGGCATCAAGGTGGTGACGGAGAATATCCGCGAGCGTTCGGTGCGCCACACCAACAGCTGCTTCTTCACCATGGTGGCGGTCGACGACCAGCGCAAGCCGGTCGCGGTGCCGCCGCTGCAGCCGGAAACCAGCGAAGGCAAGCGCCGCTACGCTCAGGCGAAGCAGCGCCGGCAGATCCGCCAGGAGCTGGAAAAGCGCTACCAGGAAATCAAGGCCGACGCGCTTTAA
- the pdxY gene encoding pyridoxal kinase PdxY — MKRTPHLLAIQSHVVFGHAGNGAAVFPMQRVGVNVWPLNTVQFSNHTQYGQWAGEVLAPQRIPELVEGIAAIGELGNCDAVLSGYLGSAAQGRAILSGVARIKAANPKALYLCDPVMGHPEKGCSVPVEVSDFLLQEAVAQADILCPNQLELDSFCGRSPQSLFDCLAMARSLLARGPKVVLVKHLAYPGKPEDHFEMLLVTAEGSWHLRRPLLAFPRQPVGVGDLTSGLFLARVLLGDSLVAAFEFTAAAVHEVLLETQACASYELELVRAQDRIAHPRVRFEALPISV, encoded by the coding sequence ATGAAACGCACTCCGCATCTGCTTGCCATTCAGTCCCATGTGGTTTTCGGTCATGCCGGCAATGGCGCGGCGGTTTTCCCCATGCAGCGGGTCGGGGTGAATGTCTGGCCGTTGAACACCGTACAGTTCTCCAACCACACCCAATACGGCCAGTGGGCCGGCGAAGTACTGGCGCCGCAGCGGATCCCGGAGCTGGTGGAAGGCATTGCCGCGATCGGCGAGCTGGGCAACTGCGACGCAGTGCTGTCCGGTTACCTGGGCAGCGCGGCGCAGGGACGGGCGATTCTCAGCGGCGTGGCGCGGATCAAGGCGGCCAACCCCAAGGCCCTGTACCTGTGCGACCCGGTGATGGGCCACCCGGAGAAAGGCTGCAGCGTGCCGGTGGAAGTCAGCGACTTCCTGCTGCAGGAAGCGGTGGCGCAGGCGGACATTCTTTGCCCCAACCAACTGGAACTGGACAGCTTTTGCGGTCGATCGCCGCAATCGCTGTTCGACTGCCTGGCGATGGCCCGCAGCCTGCTGGCGCGTGGGCCGAAGGTGGTGCTGGTCAAGCACCTGGCCTATCCGGGCAAGCCCGAGGATCACTTCGAGATGCTGCTGGTGACCGCCGAAGGCAGCTGGCACCTGCGTCGGCCGCTGTTGGCGTTTCCGCGCCAGCCGGTCGGCGTGGGTGACCTGACGTCCGGCCTGTTCCTGGCCCGGGTGCTGCTGGGCGACAGCCTGGTGGCGGCCTTCGAGTTCACTGCGGCGGCGGTGCATGAAGTGCTGCTGGAAACCCAGGCCTGCGCCAGCTACGAGCTGGAGTTGGTGCGGGCGCAGGATCGCATCGCGCACCCGCGGGTGCGCTTCGAGGCGTTGCCGATCAGCGTCTGA
- a CDS encoding DUF3301 domain-containing protein, which yields MLTLGNMFVLMLLATGAAWLWHNHGLRERALERVKQHCARLDLELLDGAVALKRIGIVRDANGRRRLARIYHFEFTVTGEQRHIGTITQFGAHSAQIELPPYPFEVKAEQPTAEIIELSQWRQDHPKDHSQSRH from the coding sequence ATGCTGACCCTGGGAAATATGTTCGTGCTGATGTTGCTGGCCACCGGCGCTGCCTGGCTCTGGCACAACCACGGCCTGCGCGAACGGGCGCTGGAGCGGGTCAAGCAGCATTGCGCCCGGCTGGACCTGGAGCTGCTCGACGGTGCCGTGGCGCTCAAGCGCATCGGCATCGTCCGCGACGCCAACGGCCGGCGCCGCCTGGCGCGGATCTACCACTTCGAGTTCACCGTCACCGGCGAGCAACGCCACATCGGCACCATCACCCAGTTCGGTGCCCACAGCGCGCAGATCGAGCTGCCGCCCTACCCGTTCGAGGTCAAGGCCGAACAGCCGACGGCGGAAATCATCGAACTGAGCCAATGGCGCCAGGATCACCCCAAGGATCACAGCCAGTCGCGTCACTGA
- a CDS encoding CobW family GTP-binding protein — MLQNIPTHVIAGPLGAGKTSLIRHLLAQKPQGERWAVLINEFGQIGLDAALLTRADDGIALGEVAGGCVCCVNGAPFQVGLGRLLRKARPDRLFIEPSGLGHPVQILRQLAAAPWLGVLALQPCVMVLDAQALAAGKPLPASQQEALAQAGLLLLNKSQGLSEVERAQVVARLPDGPLRWTEQGALELHELLVLPPAGANEPGPAGVLPPASAGLTLPALWTDPTQPICQEHAQEGNWSIGWRWHPSQQLDPERIARWLAGLDWLRAKLVIHSPVGWLSSNAVDNLPLDWQPSEWRKDSRLELIFSQPGDSEGLKAGMLACRLG, encoded by the coding sequence ATGTTGCAGAACATTCCCACGCATGTCATCGCCGGTCCCCTCGGTGCCGGCAAGACCAGCCTGATCCGTCACCTGCTGGCGCAGAAGCCTCAAGGCGAACGCTGGGCGGTGCTGATCAACGAGTTCGGCCAGATCGGCCTGGATGCCGCGCTGCTGACTCGCGCCGATGATGGTATCGCACTGGGCGAAGTGGCTGGCGGTTGCGTGTGCTGCGTCAACGGTGCGCCGTTCCAGGTCGGCCTGGGCCGGCTGTTGCGCAAGGCCCGGCCCGACCGGTTGTTCATCGAACCTTCCGGCCTTGGCCATCCGGTGCAGATCCTGCGGCAACTGGCGGCAGCGCCGTGGCTCGGGGTTCTGGCCCTGCAGCCTTGCGTGATGGTGCTGGATGCACAGGCCCTGGCCGCGGGCAAACCGCTGCCGGCCTCGCAGCAGGAGGCGCTGGCGCAGGCCGGCCTGCTGCTGTTGAACAAGTCGCAAGGGTTGAGCGAGGTCGAGCGTGCGCAGGTCGTGGCGCGCTTGCCGGATGGCCCGCTACGCTGGACCGAACAGGGCGCGCTGGAGCTGCACGAGCTGCTGGTCCTGCCGCCAGCCGGAGCGAATGAACCGGGCCCGGCGGGCGTGCTGCCGCCAGCATCGGCGGGCTTGACACTGCCAGCGCTGTGGACCGACCCGACCCAACCGATCTGCCAGGAACATGCACAGGAGGGTAACTGGAGCATCGGTTGGCGCTGGCACCCCAGCCAGCAGTTGGACCCGGAGCGGATTGCGCGCTGGCTGGCCGGCCTGGACTGGCTGAGGGCCAAGCTGGTTATCCACAGTCCCGTCGGTTGGCTGTCGAGCAACGCTGTGGATAACTTGCCGCTGGATTGGCAGCCCAGCGAATGGCGCAAGGACTCACGGCTTGAGCTGATCTTCAGCCAACCGGGAGACAGCGAGGGGTTGAAAGCCGGCATGCTGGCCTGCCGGCTGGGCTAG
- a CDS encoding NADH:ubiquinone oxidoreductase — protein sequence MRSMGLALLLALASNQALAQACVVHSHGERLDVKVCQENVSIPAKLFNDGFCQPSLAGQKVEVEYVEQCPGGSFGVCRNAQVANMPYRQNIHYYGVATDAAYLKPFCEGQSGGQWQAP from the coding sequence ATGCGGTCGATGGGCCTGGCGCTGCTACTGGCGCTGGCTTCGAACCAGGCGCTGGCGCAGGCCTGCGTGGTCCACAGCCATGGCGAACGGCTCGACGTGAAGGTCTGCCAGGAGAATGTGAGTATCCCGGCCAAGCTGTTCAACGACGGCTTCTGCCAGCCGAGCCTGGCGGGGCAGAAAGTCGAGGTCGAATACGTCGAGCAGTGCCCGGGCGGTTCATTCGGTGTCTGCCGCAACGCCCAGGTTGCCAATATGCCCTACCGGCAGAATATTCACTATTACGGCGTGGCGACGGATGCGGCGTATCTCAAGCCGTTTTGCGAAGGCCAGAGCGGCGGGCAGTGGCAGGCGCCCTGA
- a CDS encoding DUF1826 domain-containing protein has product MLAPRLQALPPVRQIEGEAPTVLGEILEDGVNLAVWQRRLPSHIADFAHLLLSLGEPLAESLSLEMPDDESLPQLQGLASGFSDLEGYEGFISDVSWLVGAYACLLGARRIGVRLRVLDKAMCPRFHVDHVPVRLITTYAGAGSEWLAEGAMDRRQLGSPTAEPMDAGSIHQLDSGAVALLKGERWQGNEGFGLVHRSPQVATGERRLILTLDWLA; this is encoded by the coding sequence ATGTTGGCGCCGCGCCTGCAGGCGCTACCGCCGGTTCGCCAGATCGAGGGTGAGGCCCCGACAGTGCTCGGCGAGATCCTCGAGGACGGCGTGAACCTGGCGGTCTGGCAGCGCCGCCTGCCCAGCCATATCGCCGACTTCGCCCACTTGCTGCTGTCGCTGGGCGAGCCGCTGGCGGAGTCGCTGAGCCTGGAAATGCCGGATGACGAGAGCCTCCCCCAACTGCAGGGGCTGGCCTCGGGGTTCAGCGACCTGGAGGGCTACGAAGGCTTCATCAGCGACGTGTCCTGGCTGGTCGGCGCCTATGCCTGCCTGCTCGGCGCGCGGCGGATCGGCGTGCGCCTGCGGGTGCTGGACAAGGCGATGTGCCCGCGGTTTCACGTCGACCATGTGCCGGTCAGGCTGATCACCACCTACGCCGGTGCAGGCAGTGAATGGCTGGCGGAAGGGGCGATGGATCGCCGGCAACTGGGCAGCCCGACGGCGGAACCGATGGACGCCGGCTCGATCCATCAACTGGACAGCGGTGCAGTGGCCTTGCTCAAGGGCGAGCGCTGGCAGGGCAACGAGGGCTTCGGCCTGGTGCATCGTTCACCGCAGGTGGCGACAGGCGAGCGGCGGTTGATCCTGACGCTGGATTGGTTGGCCTGA
- the zigA gene encoding zinc metallochaperone GTPase ZigA, with protein MTQRLPVTVLSGFLGAGKSTLLNHVLRNRENLRVAVIVNDMSEINIDGSEVQRDVSLNRAEEKLVEMSNGCICCTLREDLLEEVGRLARDGRFDYLLIESTGISEPLPVAETFTFRDESGQSLADIARLDTMVTVVDGMNFLLDYQAAESLASRGETLGEEDERSITDLLIEQVEFADVILISKIDLISSQEREELMAILARLNSQAEIIPMVMGEVPLAKILNTGRFDFERAAQAPGWLQELRGEHVPETEEYGIASTAYRARRPFHPERFFDFINRPWVNGKLLRSKGFFWLASKYQEAGSWSQAGGLMRHGFAGRWWRFVPKQHWPQDEESMAAIMQNWTAATGDCRQELVFIGQGIDFGKMTAELDGCLLTDDEMALGVESWRLLHDPFGPWHDEEAAA; from the coding sequence ATGACCCAACGTCTTCCCGTGACCGTACTGTCGGGCTTTCTGGGCGCCGGCAAGAGCACCCTGCTCAACCATGTCCTGCGCAACCGCGAAAACCTGCGGGTAGCGGTGATCGTCAACGACATGAGCGAAATCAACATCGACGGCAGCGAGGTCCAGCGCGACGTCAGCCTCAACCGGGCCGAGGAAAAGCTGGTCGAGATGAGCAACGGCTGCATCTGCTGCACCCTGCGCGAGGACCTCCTGGAAGAGGTCGGCCGACTGGCCCGCGATGGCCGTTTCGACTACCTGCTGATCGAATCCACCGGCATCTCCGAACCGCTGCCGGTGGCTGAGACCTTCACCTTCCGCGACGAAAGCGGGCAGAGCCTGGCCGACATCGCCCGCCTCGACACCATGGTCACGGTGGTCGACGGCATGAACTTCCTGCTCGACTACCAGGCGGCGGAAAGCCTGGCCTCGCGCGGCGAGACCCTGGGCGAGGAGGACGAACGCTCGATCACCGACCTGTTGATCGAACAGGTCGAGTTCGCCGACGTGATCCTGATCAGCAAGATCGACCTGATCTCCAGCCAGGAGCGCGAGGAATTGATGGCGATCCTGGCACGGTTGAACTCCCAGGCCGAGATCATCCCGATGGTGATGGGCGAGGTGCCGCTGGCGAAGATCCTCAATACCGGCCGCTTCGACTTCGAGCGTGCGGCCCAGGCTCCCGGCTGGTTGCAGGAGCTGCGCGGCGAGCATGTACCGGAAACCGAGGAATACGGCATCGCCTCGACCGCCTACCGGGCGCGGCGGCCGTTTCATCCCGAGCGTTTCTTCGACTTCATCAACCGGCCCTGGGTGAACGGCAAGCTGCTGCGTTCCAAGGGCTTCTTCTGGCTGGCGAGCAAGTACCAGGAGGCTGGCAGTTGGTCGCAGGCCGGTGGCTTGATGCGCCATGGCTTCGCCGGGCGCTGGTGGCGCTTCGTGCCGAAGCAGCACTGGCCCCAGGATGAGGAAAGCATGGCGGCGATCATGCAGAACTGGACCGCGGCCACCGGCGACTGCCGCCAGGAGCTGGTGTTCATCGGCCAGGGTATCGACTTTGGAAAAATGACCGCCGAGCTGGATGGCTGCCTGCTGACCGACGACGAGATGGCCCTGGGCGTCGAGAGCTGGCGGTTGCTGCACGACCCGTTCGGGCCGTGGCACGATGAAGAGGCGGCCGCCTGA
- the dksA gene encoding RNA polymerase-binding protein DksA — protein MTEDELLAQPEADYMNDAQQDFFRELLLQQRRELQERISGEFVVLREQEPNSDPADIGSAEEQRQWQLRLLEREKKLLDKIDQTLDCLARGEYGWCRETGEPIGLKRLLLRPTATLCIEAKEREELRERHKRAL, from the coding sequence ATGACTGAAGACGAATTGCTCGCCCAGCCCGAGGCGGACTACATGAACGATGCCCAGCAGGATTTTTTCCGCGAGCTGCTGCTGCAGCAGCGACGTGAGCTGCAGGAGCGCATCAGCGGCGAGTTCGTCGTGCTGCGCGAGCAGGAACCCAACAGCGATCCGGCGGACATCGGCAGTGCCGAGGAGCAGCGCCAGTGGCAACTGCGCCTGCTGGAGCGGGAGAAGAAGCTGCTCGACAAGATCGACCAGACCCTCGACTGCCTGGCCCGTGGTGAATACGGCTGGTGCCGCGAGACCGGCGAACCGATCGGCCTCAAGCGCCTGCTGCTGCGGCCCACCGCCACCCTGTGCATCGAAGCCAAAGAACGTGAAGAGCTGCGCGAGCGCCATAAACGGGCGTTGTGA